A single region of the Brassica rapa cultivar Chiifu-401-42 chromosome A03, CAAS_Brap_v3.01, whole genome shotgun sequence genome encodes:
- the LOC103855666 gene encoding 40S ribosomal protein S17-4 has protein sequence MGRVRTKTVKKSSRQVIEKYYSRMTLDFHTNKKILEEVAIIPSKRLRNKIAGFSTHLMKRIQKGPVRGISLKLQEEERERRMDFVPDESAIKTDRIEVDKETLDMLASLGMGDMPGVVKVEPVSAAPIAGFGRGRRF, from the coding sequence ATGGGACGCGTCCGCACGAAGACGGTGAAGAAGTCCTCTCGCCAGGTGATCGAGAAGTACTACTCTCGCATGACGCTCGATTTCCACACGAACAAGAAGATCCTCGAGGAAGTCGCGATCATTCCTTCGAAGCGCCTCCGCAACAAGATCGCCGGATTCTCCACTCATCTGATGAAGAGGATCCAGAAGGGACCCGTCCGCGGGATCTCCCTCAAGCTCCAGGAGGAGGAGCGCGAGCGCCGCATGGACTTTGTTCCCGACGAGTCCGCCATTAAAACCGATCGCATCGAGGTCGATAAGGAGACGCTGGACATGCTTGCCTCCTTGGGGATGGGAGACATGCCAGGTGTCGTCAAGGTGGAGCCGGTCTCGGCTGCTCCTATCGCAGGCTTTGGCCGTGGAAGGAGGTTCTAG
- the LOC103855663 gene encoding uncharacterized protein LOC103855663 isoform X2: MKLKVVYRKVSDYIRYDLKEIVLPSSLPDPPHVVKRRKLTWHERFLVLKEASRLYGASWVRDIGPELRPNDYKKQGDAEPKKQAKETEKEPSVFEDLAVAARGGIETLRPALHRVYMTRASNYKDALASFIKGYHEGVQQVMQSKEEPQVPKDHEEDSSKKTS, encoded by the exons ATGAAACTAAAGGTTGTGTATCGCAAGGTCTCCGATTACATCCGCTACGATCTCAAAGAAATCGTCTTACCTTCATCACTTCCCGATCCACCTCACGTCGTCAAACGCCGCAAATTGACTTGGCACGAGCGCTTTCTC gTGTTGAAGGAAGCTTCAAGGCTTTACGGTGCAAGCTGGGTACGAGACATAGGTCCCGAGCTTCGTCCAAACGATTACAAGAAGCAAGGCGATGCTGAGCCCAAGAAACAAGCCAAAGAGACTGAGAAAGAGCCCTCTGTTTTCGAAGATCTTG CGGTAGCTGCAAGAGGCGGCATAGAGACTTTAAGA CCTGCTTTACACCGTGTGTACATGACACGAGCTTCTAATTACAAAGACGCTCTTGCAAGCTTTATAAAAGGTTATCATGAGGGTGTCCAGCAAGTTATGCAGAGCAAAGAAGAGCCTCAAGTCCCTAAAGATCATGAAGAGGACAGCTCCAAAAAGACTTCCTGA
- the LOC103855669 gene encoding uncharacterized protein LOC103855669, with protein sequence MITLDLIFTHKPTQPQTQEKTMEIPSTSPATPLRRRNSISTTTPAITTLETPSPSFHFELISLKPPSYTSLRDIISSPSNSSVNLPSINGSSSPVLSTVGDISIRNPLVKQAAWSYLQPTALTSSDDSPGCSQFLRRVWLHFSAGIQFLKRMFDWIVRSICIPQIVK encoded by the coding sequence ATGATTACATTAGACCTCATATTTACACACAAACCCACTCAGCCACAAACACAAGAGAAGACTATGGAGATACCGTCAACATCTCCGGCGACTCCACTCCGCCGTAGAAACTCCATTTCCACGACGACACCTGCGATCACCACCTTAGAAACTCCATCTCCGTCGTTCCATTTCGAGCTCATCTCGCTGAAACCACCCTCTTACACATCCCTCAGAGATATCATCTCATCTCCGAGTAACTCCTCCGTCAACTTACCGTCTATTAACGGTAGCAGCTCTCCTGTTTTATCCACCGTGGGAGATATCTCGATACGCAACCCACTCGTTAAGCAAGCCGCTTGGTCTTATCTCCAGCCAACGGCGTTGACTTCATCGGATGACTCGCCTGGGTGTTCTCAGTTCCTCCGCCGCGTATGGCTCCACTTCTCCGCCGGGATACAGTTCTTGAAACGTATGTTTGACTGGATTGTCCGATCAATCTGTATTCCTCAGATTGTTAAGTAG
- the LOC103855663 gene encoding uncharacterized protein LOC103855663 isoform X1 translates to MKLKVVYRKVSDYIRYDLKEIVLPSSLPDPPHVVKRRKLTWHERFLVLKEASRLYGASWVRDIGPELRPNDYKKQGDAEPKKQAKETEKEPSVFEDLAVAARGGIETLRPALHRVYMTRASNYKDALASFIKGYHEGVQQVMQSKEEPQVPKDHEEDSSKKTS, encoded by the exons ATGAAACTAAAGGTTGTGTATCGCAAGGTCTCCGATTACATCCGCTACGATCTCAAAGAAATCGTCTTACCTTCATCACTTCCCGATCCACCTCACGTCGTCAAACGCCGCAAATTGACTTGGCACGAGCGCTTTCTC gTGTTGAAGGAAGCTTCAAGGCTTTACGGTGCAAGCTGGGTACGAGACATAGGTCCCGAGCTTCGTCCAAACGATTACAAGAAGCAAGGCGATGCTGAGCCCAAGAAACAAGCCAAAGAGACTGAGAAAGAGCCCTCTGTTTTCGAAGATCTTG CGGTAGCTGCAAGAGGCGGCATAGAGACTT TAAGGCCTGCTTTACACCGTGTGTACATGACACGAGCTTCTAATTACAAAGACGCTCTTGCAAGCTTTATAAAAGGTTATCATGAGGGTGTCCAGCAAGTTATGCAGAGCAAAGAAGAGCCTCAAGTCCCTAAAGATCATGAAGAGGACAGCTCCAAAAAGACTTCCTGA
- the LOC103855662 gene encoding putative nuclease HARBI1, protein MSSSSSDENDEIEERLDDIIEDFIDEIYDDIVEAEPIPQRTRSYTERHREGGQHQLSNDYFNDDHSTYSIQTFRRRFRMNKGLFMRIVDGLEQFFPFFQQRKDATGRWGLTALQKCTAVIRLLAYGNSADTVDEYLRLGESTALSCLHHFTDGIIQLFGDEYLRPPTAEDLQRLLDMGEKRGFPGMVGSIDCMHWEWKNCPTAWKGQYARGHGKPTIVLEAVASQDLWIWHAFFGLPGTLNDLNVLDRSPVFDDLVEGRAPSVRYMVNNHMYKLAYYLTDGIYPKWSTFIQTIALPQSPKQQLFAQVQESVRKDVERAFGVLQARFAIVKNPVRTMAKEKIGKIMRACIILHNMIVEDERDGYSMRYDISEFEEGESSRTSEVLNANPTLNEIPTILNNIFPNRNDLRDRQTHERLKNDLIENIWNKFGDED, encoded by the coding sequence ATGTCGTCATCTTCATCTGATGAAAATGATGAAATCGAGGAGAGATTGGATGATATTATCGAAGATTTCATTGACGAAATTTACGACGATATAGTGGAGGCCGAACCCATACCGCAAAGAACCCGTAGCTATACTGAACGACACCGCGAAGGAGGACAGCACCAGCTAAGCAATGACTACTTCAACGACGACCATTCGACATATTCGATACAAACTTTCAGACGCCGATTCCGCATGAATAAGGGATTATTCATGCGTATTGTCGATGGCCTTGAACAATTCTTTCCATTCTTTCAGCAAAGAAAAGATGCAACGGGGAGGTGGGGTCTTACTGCACTACAAAAATGCACGGCAGTAATTCGTCTACTTGCTTATGGAAATTCGGCTGACACGGttgacgaatatctccgacttggtgaGAGCACTGCACTTTCTTGTTTACATCATTTCACTGATGGGATAATACAGTTATTCGGAGATGAGTATCTGCGACCACCCACAGCAGAGGATCTTCAACGACTACTCGATATGGGAGAGAAACGAGGGTTTCCTGGGATGGTCGGGAGCATTGACTGTATGCACTGGGAGTGGAAAAATTGTccaaccgcttggaaaggacagTACGCCCGTGGCCACGGAAAACCGACTATTGTTCTAGAGGCCGTAgcttcacaagatctttggatttGGCACGCATTTTTTGGTCTTCCAGGTACCTTAAATGATCTTAATGTCCTCGATCGATCTCCTGTGTTTGATGACCTTGTAGAAGGTCGAGCTCCCAGTGTGAGGTACATGGTCAACAACCACATGTATAAGTTGGCATATTACCTCACAGAtggtatatatccaaaatggtcaacatttatccaaacTATCGCACTCCCTCAAAGTCCTAAACAACAGTTATTTGCTCAAGTTCAAGAATCAGTccgaaaagatgtcgaacgggcttttggagtattgcaagcTCGGTTTGCGATTGTGAAAAACCCGGTTCGTACAATGGCCAAAGAGAAGATAGGGAAGAtaatgagagcatgtatcatactacaCAATATGATAGTTGAAGATGAACGAGATGGTTATTCAATGCGGTACGATATTTCAGAATTTGAAGAAGGAGAATCTTCCAGAACTTCGGAGGTCCTAAACGCAAACCCTACACTAAACGAAATCCCGACAATTCTCAATAATATATTTCCCAACCGAAATGATCTTCGTGATAGGCAAACTCATGAACGATTGAAGAATGATTTGATCGAAAACATTTGGAATAAATTTGGCGATGAAGATTAA
- the LOC103855668 gene encoding uncharacterized protein LOC103855668 — MSRRSPKPEMKLNLSPPTSSRRRVVRSPSRSATTSPTSPQSSCVSSEMNQDDQSVRYSTSPETSSMVLVGCPRCLMYVMLSQDDPKCPKCKSTVLLDFNHENASNANAPAASSSGRKTRRN, encoded by the coding sequence ATGAGTCGAAGAAGTCCAAAGCCCGAGATGAAGCTGAATCTTTCGCCGCCTACGTCAAGCAGGAGGAGGGTTGTTCGATCTCCAAGCCGCTCTGCGACAACATCACCTACGTCACCGCAAAGCTCGTGTGTCTCTTCGGAGATGAACCAGGACGATCAGTCTGTGAGGTACTCGACAAGTCCAGAGACAAGCTCGATGGTTCTTGTCGGGTGTCCTCGTTGTCTCATGTACGTTATGCTCTCACAAGACGACCCTAAATGCCCTAAATGCAAAAGCACCGTTCTTCTTGATTTCAACCATGAAAACGCCTCAAACGCCAACGCTCCAGCCGCTTCTTCCTCTGGTCGCAAGACTCGGAGGAACTGA
- the LOC103855664 gene encoding B3 domain-containing protein At5g06250, which translates to MSVNHYSTDHHQVHHHHTLFLQNLHTTDTSEPTTTAATSLREDQKEYLFEKSLTPSDVGKLNRLVIPKQHAEKYFPLNTIISNNAEEKGMLLSFEDESGKCWRFRYSYWNSSQSYVLTKGWSRYVKDKQLDPADVVFFQRQRSDSRRLFIGWRRRGQGSSSAANTTSYSSSMTAPPYSNYSNRPAHSEYSHYGAAVATATETHFIPSSSAVGSSRTVRLFGVNLECQMDEDEGDDSVATAAAAECPRQDSYYDQNMYNYYTPHSSAS; encoded by the exons ATGTCAGTCAACCATTACTCCACGGACCACCACCAggtccaccaccaccacactCTCTTCTTGCAGAACCTCCACACCACCGACACATCGGAGCCAACCACAACCGCCGCCACATCACTCCGCGAAGACCAGAAAGAGTATCTCTTCGAGAAATCTCTCACACCAAGCGACGTTGGCAAACTCAACCGTCTCGTTATACCAAAACAGCACGCGGAGAAGTACTTCCCTCTCAACACCATCATCTCCAATAATGCTGAGGAGAAAGGGATGCTTCTAAGCTTCGAAGACGAGTCAGGCAAGTGCTGGAGGTTCAGATACTCTTACTGGAACAGCAGTCAAAGCTACGTGTTGACTAAAGGATGGAGCAGATACGTCAAAGACAAACAGCTCGACCCAGCCGATGTTGTTTTCTTCCAACGTCAACGTTCTGATTCCCGGAGACTCTTTATTGGCTGGCGTAGACGCGGTCAAGGCTCCTCCTCCGCCGCGAATACGACGTCGTATTCTAGTTCCATGACTGCTCCACCGTATAGTAATTACTCTAATCGTCCTGCTCACTCAGAGTATTCCCACTATG GCGCCGCCGTAGCAACAGCGACGGAGACGCACTTCATACCATCGTCTTCCGCCGTCGGGAGCTCGAGGACGGTGAGGCTTTTTGGTGTGAATTTGGAGTGTCAAATGGATGAAGACGAAGGAGATGATTCGGTTGCCACGGCAGCCGCCGCTGAGTGTCCTCGTCAGGACAGCTACTACGACCAAAACATGTACAATTATTACACTCCTCACTCCTCAGCCTCATAA